The following proteins come from a genomic window of Candidatus Saccharibacteria bacterium oral taxon 488:
- a CDS encoding DUF3137 domain-containing protein has protein sequence MCNLAVLSQLLFFARAGGGGSSSGGGGGVVLFGIPMVIAISVSGFVKRATQSKMAAIAVGFLAGLLASLFYLLGGVVIFTLVAISALVGAIIGAFTDKISRFRKGSEAAQQAVRQAAAQDSAWNEQGIVNYATTVFNRFQYDWEWMDLPSIQQYVTPNYARHIGLMLYALQQMGRVNRMKNVAISEAIITRAYDDANDQNDCVSVSFVASANDELVDAASGAVLHRDTGEFGEQWNFVRSGDGWLLDSIDQETEDTAQLVASMQQFAAQYDMYFSPDWGRLLLPTRGELFKGGFKGTDINNHIIGFWTGNLLVQLYTYVADASNTDSATTYIIGQVNLPKSYGGILVERRDSRFLKRFRAPSGYKKVELEWGDFNKRYQVYATDENQVTSFELLNPSFMAWLYDQDIKVNIEVVDNIVYLYAKISTGEMRYGEMMDILQKSHKELKM, from the coding sequence GTAAGTGGTTTTGTGAAAAGAGCCACTCAGTCAAAGATGGCCGCCATAGCGGTCGGGTTTTTGGCCGGTCTACTCGCTAGCTTGTTCTACCTACTCGGCGGTGTTGTTATATTTACTCTGGTGGCTATCTCGGCATTGGTCGGTGCGATCATCGGGGCGTTCACAGACAAGATCAGCCGTTTTCGCAAGGGCAGTGAGGCCGCGCAGCAAGCCGTCCGGCAAGCGGCGGCTCAGGACAGCGCCTGGAACGAACAGGGTATTGTCAATTATGCAACAACGGTGTTTAATCGGTTTCAGTATGATTGGGAGTGGATGGATCTGCCATCAATTCAGCAGTACGTCACGCCGAATTATGCGCGGCACATTGGACTAATGTTGTATGCCCTACAACAGATGGGGCGAGTCAATCGCATGAAGAATGTGGCGATCAGTGAAGCGATTATCACCCGGGCGTATGATGATGCGAATGATCAGAATGACTGCGTGAGTGTGAGTTTTGTTGCCTCGGCAAATGATGAGCTGGTTGACGCGGCGAGCGGTGCGGTGCTGCATCGTGACACGGGCGAGTTTGGTGAGCAGTGGAACTTTGTGCGCTCGGGTGATGGCTGGCTACTAGATAGTATTGATCAGGAAACGGAAGATACTGCCCAGCTTGTTGCCTCTATGCAGCAGTTTGCAGCGCAATACGACATGTACTTCAGTCCGGACTGGGGGCGGTTACTGCTACCGACCCGCGGTGAATTGTTTAAGGGCGGCTTTAAGGGTACTGACATCAATAACCATATCATTGGATTCTGGACGGGCAATTTATTGGTGCAGCTATACACCTATGTGGCTGACGCCTCAAATACTGATTCAGCGACTACATACATTATTGGACAGGTTAATTTACCAAAGTCGTATGGCGGGATTTTGGTGGAGCGTCGGGATTCGCGCTTCCTGAAGCGGTTCAGGGCGCCGTCGGGTTATAAAAAAGTAGAACTGGAATGGGGTGACTTTAACAAGCGCTACCAAGTATACGCCACCGATGAAAATCAGGTGACGAGCTTTGAACTGCTCAACCCAAGTTTCATGGCGTGGTTGTATGATCAGGATATTAAGGTTAATATTGAGGTGGTAGATAATATTGTTTATCTCTATGCCAAAATTTCCACTGGCGAGATGCGCTACGGGGAGATGATGGATATTTTGCAGAAATCACATAAAGAACTCAAGATGTAA
- a CDS encoding UTP--glucose-1-phosphate uridylyltransferase, with translation MITKAIIPVAGWGTRMLPITKSIEKCMLPIGNRPLIDYVVQDCLAAGVRELIFVVGEQSSQLESYYRSNILLNDYLRSKGKDDKLALVAPIDAKLHFVTQPSYGKYGSAVPVALAADYLEDGESAVVLMGDDFMYNADGSSEVARLLAATPDGQCSLLAQEVPGDDISRYGAIVIDEAGNFVEIVEKPKPEEAPSHFANIGKYVLTKKVIQSCANVEISPRGEYELTDAISNYARAGGVVKVVPAVGMHLDGGNVEGWLHANNVVCGRSGSCSCEV, from the coding sequence ATGATTACCAAAGCTATTATTCCGGTCGCTGGTTGGGGTACGCGGATGCTACCAATTACTAAATCAATTGAAAAATGTATGCTGCCGATTGGCAATCGACCGCTGATTGATTATGTGGTGCAGGACTGCTTGGCGGCCGGCGTGCGTGAGCTGATTTTTGTGGTTGGCGAGCAGAGTTCACAGTTAGAGAGCTATTATCGGAGCAATATTTTGCTCAACGATTATTTGCGGAGCAAGGGCAAGGACGATAAGTTGGCTCTGGTGGCGCCGATCGATGCGAAGCTTCACTTTGTGACGCAGCCGAGCTATGGCAAGTATGGCTCAGCAGTACCGGTAGCCCTGGCGGCTGATTATCTCGAGGATGGTGAGTCGGCGGTGGTGCTGATGGGTGATGACTTTATGTATAATGCTGACGGCTCAAGCGAAGTGGCGCGGCTATTGGCGGCGACGCCAGACGGTCAATGTAGCCTGCTGGCTCAGGAAGTGCCGGGCGATGACATTAGTCGGTACGGGGCGATTGTGATAGACGAGGCTGGTAATTTTGTCGAGATCGTGGAAAAGCCAAAGCCAGAAGAGGCGCCAAGCCACTTTGCGAACATCGGTAAATACGTCCTGACCAAGAAAGTTATCCAGTCCTGCGCCAATGTTGAAATATCGCCGCGTGGTGAGTATGAGTTGACCGATGCGATCAGTAATTATGCTCGGGCCGGCGGTGTCGTCAAGGTTGTACCAGCGGTAGGTATGCATTTGGACGGCGGTAATGTCGAGGGCTGGTTGCACGCAAATAATGTGGTGTGCGGTCGGTCGGGGTCGTGTTCGTGTGAGGTCTGA